The DNA sequence ACCCCGTAGCGCCCGCATAGAGGCTGGTCTCCCGCTTCGGGGCAGGAGGCCAGGGAGCCGTCCGGAGCGGGCGCCGCCGCCAGGCAGCGTAGCTCCGCCTCGGTCACCAGCGGCAGGTCCACCGCCAAGACCAGGACACCCCCGCGCCCGAGCCGACGGGCCTCGCCCAGCCCTGCCAGGATCCCCCCCAACGGGCCCAGCCCCGGCTGCGGATCCACGACGCGGCCCACGTCCGGCAGGGAGGTGGCATCCCTCTCGCTCGCGACCGCCACCACCACGCGCCCCGTCACCGGGGCCAAGGCTCCGACGGCGCGCTCGAGCAGTGATCGCCCTGCGACCCGCGCTTGTCGCTTGTCCGATCCGAAGCGGCGGCTCCCTCCCCCTGCCAGCACCACCCCCAGGAGTGCGCTCACGGGAACGTCACGCG is a window from the Gemmatimonadota bacterium genome containing:
- a CDS encoding molybdenum cofactor guanylyltransferase, yielding MSALLGVVLAGGGSRRFGSDKRQARVAGRSLLERAVGALAPVTGRVVVAVASERDATSLPDVGRVVDPQPGLGPLGGILAGLGEARRLGRGGVLVLAVDLPLVTEAELRCLAAAPAPDGSLASCPEAGDQPLCGRYGVEVEDRLEDFLTAGGRSAREFVAGLRVSRVVLPNQGGWSPLLNLNTPADLERAREVLERGETGPGQGGPHPEILTI